GGTATTTATGTTTCTGGGAAAACAAATCAGTGTGAATTCCTCGGTGAGTAcagaattaaagaggaaaaataatttaaaaatttctttttggcAACAATGTGCACCTCTCACAGACTCCCATCTGTCCCTCCAGAGCAGCATAGTTTTTGGTTTCCCACTTAACAAGTTGTCCATGTTCTCTAACTTTTGCTGCATAAACACcactacatttttttctctctctgattcaaaGCATTCTTTCATCCTCAGACTAATGGAAGGTTACCATTAGTCTAAACTGAGGTCTGTGTGTCAATTTCCTCAACAGTAAATCTTACTTTACAGGATTGATAAGCAGACTTAAGAGTATTAAATCAATTAATATTtctaaagcatttagaacaatggttggcacagagtaagtgctatGTAATCAACTATATAGTAGCTTATATATCATAAACATATTATGAGCTTAAATGGTAAGTATACAAATGTACACGTTTTACTagttaaaatacaattaaaaaactaTTTGATATTCTAAGTCTAAAAATGAGCTAGAATATCACAGCAACTGGGATCTGACATGTACTATACATTAAACATCTAACACACAAAAAGCACAATTCCACCTAATTACTGGCTATGTTAATCTAGGTAATAGTATGTGATCTAAAACTAAAAGTGGAACCTTGAGAGACATCTATTTAAAACCCCTTTAATAACAGTACACTGCTTTCTTAGAGATGAAAAGGCTCTGGggaagttattttaaataatgccagTCTCTTCAAAAAAGTTGTCCAGAATTTTGAGTAGTTTTTTCCTTGAGAAATTTGTCTGAAGCAAACAAAAGCACTCCAAAAATTCCACTGATGTGGGTATGTTTTCAAAAGCATCCCCAaattataatgatgatgattaaaGGAAGTGGAAGAGTATAATCTAAAATCACATTTCAGCTTTGCTAAAATAAAGCTGTGGGAACAGGATAAGACACTTGAcatttatgaataaattattgGTAAGCCTTCTCAGCATTGTTTTCTGAGTCTGAAACTTTTAAGAACCAAAACATGTTAACTATGTAAAAACATGgttttatgaaaatattaagtgaaaaaagtagaCCACACATTGTATGCTCAGTGTGATTATAACTGTTCAAATCTGTGAAATACCTCCATCCATTTATCTGCTCATCCATCTATAGATTAGAAAGCAGACTTAAGAGATGAGAATGGCGGCTACATGGCACACAGCATTCCATTTTAAAGTgagatttgggggcttccctggtggcgcagtggttaagaatctgcctgccaatgcagtggacatgggttcgagccctggtccgggaagatcccacatgccgcggagcaactaagcccatgcaccacaactactgagcctgcgctctagagcctgtgagccacaaatgctgaagcctgtgcacctagagcccatgctccgcaacaagagaagccaccgcaatgagaagctcacgcaccgcaacaaagagtagcccctgctcgccgcaactagagaaagccggcgcacagcaacgaagacccaacacagccaaaaataaataaataaaataaataaatttataaaaaaataaaaaatagagatttaTACCAAAACAATTTTTACATTTGCAACCATAACTGTCACCAAAGCAATAACCGATTCATGCAAAAATTACCAATGGGTTCACTGTTAGGGAAGAATAATATTCCAGAATAGGATATTCACACAGTctcaaagataaataataaatacataggttACTTATGAAGTACAAAGGGAAAAAGGTACCTTTAGAGTGAGGCAATCTGGTAAATCCTACCTTAACTAAGTGATCCAATTTAGCATCACCAATGATAGGACAACTCACAGCAATGCCTCCTGATGCTGTGCCTTCTCTGTAGTATTCTCGTCAGAAATGTTTAATCTGAATCTAATCATGTGGAAACGAGACAAAtgcaaactgagggacattctgcaaaataactgGCCTAGATTCTTCAGAAATGCAATTTTCTAGGGAACTGTTCTacattaaaggaaattaaagaaacatgAAACCTAAATGCAATGCATGATGCTTGAATGGATTTTAGGAAGGAGGAAGTCCAATTATAACAGACATTACTGGGACAACTGTGGAAATCTGAATAAGGACTGTAATCATTCTAAATAGCACTGTATTAACAttaatttcctgaatttgataatTGCATTGTGATCATGTGAAATTAATGCCCTTGTTTTACAGGATTAAACGTAAGTATTTATTGGATTAAACTGAATTATGAGATTAATCTGAATGTTTGTAAATAACTCTCTAatgattcaggaaaaaagaaaaaatatatagtgtaAAACTAACATGGCAAGATGTTAGGAACAGATAAATTTAGGCTAAGGATACAGGGgtattcattgttttttcttgcaATTACTTtaggattaaaatatttttaaaagagctagGGCAAAAAAtccatctttgttttaaaattctacatgATCCAGAATGGACTCCACTATAGTTAGAGTCaccaaatatttacaaataagactaaagaggcaaaaagaaaacatctaCTTTTAAGTAGCAATGATAACCTGTTAGTCCACATTTCCCTCAAAAACCATTTAAGGTCACAGCAAGAAACCATTTCCTAGATGGAGAACTTAAGAAGTTTAAAgaattcttgggaattccctggtagtccagtggttaggactcagtgctttcactgccagggcaggGGCTCAATCCCttgtcagagaactaagatcctacaagccatgaGGTgtggcaaagaaaaagaaaagaattcttttattattatatagatgtagtatatataatcAGAAACAAACCTGAGTTATAAttaagttataaaaaataaaagtccagaGGCAGAAGATACACTGCCTATATGTGGTGAACAGAGGATTTACTTGCCAGAAAAAGTAACTGTTGCAAACCCTCAGAATTATTGCTCTATAATTGGGCAGATAAGATCTACTATTCAGTAACTTTATTCAATAACCATTACTGAACACTGATTATGTGCCAGTGGTCCTGTACTTAGAGTGCATAAAGGGTAAGACAAAGTCCTTGCCTTGAAGAACTCAGCCTATAAAAGTCTCTTATCAAttataacttaattaaaaaataatcctcTATATGTCCTTATAAAAtccttatttaatttctaaatttagtCTAACTTAGTCTGTAGGCAACCTAGAGATCATTTGCAACTAGTATTTAAAAGCAATTACActtttctacttattttaaaaatcagtaatttgCTTCCATAATATTTACAGGACGAATTATTAAACTTTATAATAAAGACTTTATTAGGACCCTACACAGAAGTTCCTTCCAAACAGACAAAAGTTGGAGGGAACAGGGAATCTTCCTCTGGCCTCTCCTCAGTCAAAGGCCTCTGCTAGTTTGAACCCTGACCGGGCAAGTTTCACTGAAGAAGCTGTCTTCAAGTACAATTAAATCAGGAGTCGTGAAGAGCTTATTGTCAATCTATGAATTTCGTCTGCTTGTTTGCTCtggctgaaagaattcatcaatCAATCTGAGATTCGTCTCTTATTATGGGTTCttataaattaaatcataaataACTCAGAATCTAAAAACTGTGACAATCCTGAATAATCTTAACCCCCGTAAAAGGATCTGTAAATCATAAAGGATATGCTAAAGTTcgaagtttttttgtttggtttgttgttaattaattaatttatttatttttggctgcgttgggtcttcgctgctgtgcactggctttctctagttgtggcgagtgggggctactcttcgttgtggtgcgtgggcttctcattgcagtggcttctcttgttgcggagcacgggctctaggtgcacaggcttcagtagctgtggcacgtgggctcagcagtcgtggctcacaggctctagagcacaggctcagtagttatggcacacaggcttagatgctccctggcatgtgggatcttcctggaccagggctcaaacctgtgtcccctgctttggcaggcggattctcaaccactgtaccaccagggaagccccataacgtTCAAAGTTTTAAGAAAAGCTTAGGAACACACAATTTTATGTCTGGGTGCCTGTAAGTAATTCTTAAATGGttcacaaaaaagataaaaagacgATAAACATCGTGGAGActcctatttttcatttctgctgaGAAGTACTGTATCACTTAGTTTAAATTGTCTGAGCAAAAGGTCCCACTTAAAGTGAGCATAACTGTTAATATATGCCGATATCTTTggtatttcttttctctcagatTAAAGAGAGATTAAGAATGACTaaggaattaacacaacattgtaaatcaactatacttcaattaaaaaaaaaaaaaaaagaataacaagggAGAACCTCTTTGTTAACTGCAACAGTTGTAACTAAACTTTACAGAGTGCCTGACCTAAATGAAGCCCTTCTCTAACGCAAATTAAGTTGAGCCATCAGGATTCTGTATAACATGGGCTCTAGAACCACACTTGAACTTATATTATGCGCTAGAATttactggaatttaaaaaatatatatattgtgacCTTTCAGGTTAAAAGAGGTTTCAAAATGATTTATTCAACAGAGACTTTCACAGCTCATAAATGTTTCAAGTTACTCTTGGGAAACTTAGTTCATCACCTGAAAAAGTGATTTcacttttaacaaaaataaatttgagtttatttttaagaaacaaaagcatCCATTTCTTCTACATAAAGCCTTTCGTTTGTCCTAAACCCGAGTTAAAACAGGAAATTCTACGGTcaaaagagacttttttttttttactatctagaaatatatttctgtaacTGAAATTAACATCCTAATCACAGAGGTAATCTGAGGGATAATGTTCAAGCCCTGGGTATGTAAGAAGGTAGTGCAAGGAGGTAAAGAACCGGAGAGGATGGCAGGAGATAAGCACAGGCGTGTACAAGGCCCCTTCCCACCCTGCCTGTGGAAACGCCCTCTTCTGTTCCCCATGAACACAGATGAGCTGGGACAGCTTCCGACTGTGATAAAACCATGTTTTTCCTAGAATCACTGTTTCTTCAATGGTGGttttttattaaaagaagaaCTATTCAAATGGATGGTAAGAAATTCAGCTTGTATCAATACACAAATAAGTTTACTTAAAAACACCTccgttacatatttttaaaagtttcagaaTCTCTCCCCACCAGTGTCCATAAGCTAGAATAGCTTCACGTGAAACCTGCAGTCTGACCTAGGAGAATCAATAAGTGATGGTCTAGGTACTTGCTCAGACATTTCTCTTGTCACCGAAGAGACAGTCACAAACAAAACACATCTCTTGCCTGGTTGAGTAGGAAGAATCCACATAAAAGAGCTTCATAAAACGTCTATGAAGGAGAACTGGTAGTATCAGAAGAGTTCCAGCACTTCAATTGAATATAATTCTCTATTAGTCTTTTCTTGATTTAATTTCTGTAGCTCACGAAAACTTACTTCAATCTTGTTGAGCTCAGAACAAATGCTTATCTAAAGAAAAAAGTTCCAAAATAACTTTTACCATAACTTGTACATATGGATAAATCCTCCACAATTACTTAGGGCTAttccaagaaaaattttaataaattataattttggtGCTTCTTGGTTACAAACAGAATTCAGTATAATCAAATAATTACATACCTGGGATTTCACAAACTTGTAAAGACTTAACAGTAGCCTTTTTGCTTCTGGTATCATTACCACAACAGTAAAATTAGCATCTAGAAGTAGACATATCCAATCCATAATCTGAAGATAAACAGGAAAAGGAgttaagattttaaatttaattttaggtTAATTCACTTTACAAAGTCCATAATAGTATCAAAcagttataagaaaaaataagtctTCTTTACAGAAGTCTgaacattttagagatgaaggaaTTTCTAAGCAATCGAAAAAGcctcttttctgcttttctacTTGTCATTTTACAAGCATAATTGGATCTTTTCCATCAGATTAATCAGTAAAAAGAAAGCCACAGTGATATTTAATCCAAGGGAGAGCtagcactttttattttaaaaaattcttgataACTACTCGCAGctacaaaaaaaagaacccaCTCATCTCCTATTCTGAAATATACACTATGACCCAAGAATAAGGTGTCATGTATTATAGATAAGGTACcaagaactaaaataaaattattactatACATTTATTAAAGTATCCTATGTAGTATACACCTTCAAATGGTGTTAACATGCAAATATCAGTGTCATGAAAAAGCATTAAGGAAACCAACTATCCATTTGCAGGGAGGGGGGAAAGCTGATACCTATGTAACTCTCtacaccaaaataaactttaTATGTATCAAAGAgttaaacaaagaaaaggaaaagaaatgtactAGGGGAAGACAGGATGGCTATTTTTACACTCTTAGAGTGGGAAGGGCCTTAAGCATGGCGTACCCAAAAAGAAGCAGTAAAGGAAAAGCCTAATAATTTTGAcagcatgaaaattaaaaacccatCTATGGCAAAAATTACACTAAAGCAAGTAAAAAAGAGTGATGGGAAAAAAGTATTTGTAATACACTTCATAGAAACAGACTAATTTCTCTTAATATATGAAGAATAATTTATAAGGCAAAATGATAAAGACAGGAAATGCAATAGAAAAATTGGACAAAGAACCTGATTAAGCAGTAcacaaaaaggaatataaattggcaaGAAATGATGGTCCACCTTTCTtattatcaaagaaatgcaaattaaaataaaacacttacTTGTTACCTACTTGACTAGCAGAGAGTAAGGTCTCAGATCTTGGTGGCCATAGTACCTCTTGTCACAACCCTTTGGAAAGGTagcctggcatttttttttttttttttttttttagcctggcATTTTTGAAACTAAAAATGCATGCACCCTTTATCCAGTAATTTCACTAATGGGAATTTACCCAAGAGGTGTTCTCTCATAATATGCAAGAATATTTctataaagatgctcactgaaagtttgtttacaatagcaaaaaaCTGTAAGCAATTTAAATGCCAATCAATAGGGGACTAACAAATTAAGATTTTCTATAAAATCAAATAGTATGCAGTGGTTAAAAAGAATGTGGCAGATGTATATAGCCTGATTCAGAAAATgtgtaaagggcttccctggtggcgcagcggttgagagtccgcctgccaatgcaggggacacaggttcgtgccccggtctgggaagatcccacatgctgcggagcggctgggcccatgagccatggccgctgagcctgcgcgtccggagcctgtgctctgtaacgggagaggccacaacagtgagaggcccgcgtaccgcaaaaaaaaaaaaaaagaaaatgtgtaaaatgtAGCAATGAGTGAAAAAAAGACAAGCTGCAGAATAGCATGCACGTGATCTAATTTGCATTATGAAGACAAGAGAAAGATAAGTTAAGGTACAGAAAGCAAATTTCTAGACATAAATGCAACTCTTAGTATTGGTTATCTCTAAGAGGGACTTGGGATTATTAGGTTATTAGGAGGACACTTATTATCACTCTCTCCCAATGAAGCTGAGGAAATTCTTGAAAAGGGTCACAATAAAGAATCAGGAATTTAAGATGAATTTAAGTTCCTTAGTATAGAATTATGGCTCTAAAAAATCCATCTACCAAATTGAGTGATCCACTCCAGTGGTTTGTGTACTGGTGAGGGAGGAGGGTCGTAGGAACCATGAGACAGCGAGAAATCAGTTCCTGGATTCCAGATTctgatactatatatacatacatacatacatacatatatatatatatatatatataaataaaacacctttttttaatttaacatatttttccCAGCATCagatcaaaataaaaagattaccTCACCTGGTTCAGGGTTGGAGGGTGTATTCCAGGAAGAGTCATAGTAGCATTTTCACTACACTTCAgataaaggaaatacaaatactgGAGAAATAGCTAGGTGTTGGGGGGGAAAAAGAACAATCACTTTGATAGGAAAATTTTCTCTATGTGAAGCTAACAAAGAGACTGGAAAGAATTTTAAGAGGCTACTGAATTTAACTGTACATCAAACAGATATGCTAGATATCAGGGGACACATGAATCAAGTGCACTCCCTGCCATCAAAGGAGAGTTCATTTGGTTTGGGAGGGGTGGGTGaggagtttattttgtttgtaaataATAAGTAGAGAAGAGAGAATCCTTCTCTGGGCAATTCTTTTTTAGTTCCTACTCGTTTCTAACTTAGATGGATGAACCCGGCCTTCGGGTCTGGCACCAGGAACACGTCAAGCTCTGCCTCCTCCAGGTCACTCTAGTCTCCCAGGCACGATTTTTCACCTTGAGGGCTGGGAAATCTCTTACTCAGATGAAAGAACTTTATAACCTTTCGAATGCCCTAGAAGCTGCGTAGAGATAAGGAGCAACACTTAACCCAGAAATAAAATCCTGTAGGATTCGTAAGAACACTCACAGTGATGTGTTGTGCTGGGATGTCCTtcaaatgaggcagaagaaacgTCTCGCTATATGCTGAATGAAGAATTGCATTTCTACTTGGGAATAAAGGAAAATCTCATTTCAACCAATAAAGACTTTTCTTCTGAAATAATGAGTAATTCCCTTCCCCAgtaacatttttctaaatttatacaAAAGTTCTACTTTTCTAGAAGAGTGTTATCACTGAACATTCTCCTCGTCACTAGAGATCATATGGAATATTTTGCTATTATAGATAATTGGTGTTTATTCAGTATACTAATTTTTAGAAGTGACAGAGCTTCTATCTTAGTACAGCTTCTTAAATAAGGTTTAAGTAAGTTGTTTGAACACAGCATTGAATGTAATCCATTTTCaagcagaaactgaaaaaaattgaaaaaaagaaaaggaaaaaaccacCTTAAATTATCTAATTACCCCTTAGTTTTTGCTTGGCATTGGACTACATCCCTGGGAAAGAGACAATACAAGGGAAATGGTTTCAAAGGATACAGTAGCGCTGCTCTTTTCCCTGTAACAGGGCATGAAGTGCTCTCCTCTGTTGCAGCCTGAGGCTTCTCAATCAACTCCTGAGCACAATTCTCACAGTTATCTTCTTCAGGATTGAAACCATTTTGAAGAATTTCAGTTTGTTGTTCTATTTCCCCATCTTGTATAGCAGCAGTATAGTCAGAAACTGACTCCATATTGATATCTGTTTCTTGAAGACTGTCATCACCAATGCTATCATGTtaattgaaagcaggaaataattcTTACAAGTAGTTGAACTTACtggaaaatttttcattttctaagactttaaagttttagaaataaaataaaacaatagattAAAAATGCAGTGAAAGTAAAGTACCATCAGCTTCTAACTTACCTCAAGAAAATTTTTAAGCAAGCGCAGGTGACTGACTCAGGGATGTCAGGGAACTGCTGTAGGCAGATCTGTAGGATCTGCACATCCGTCTTTTCTAAGGCAGACTCCATTAAGCCAGGGCACAAGCTAAGACCAAAAAcatgaatcatttatacatattaaGAAACTCTCAATTGCAAATAATTCATAAGGCTTTTACAGAGTATAAAAATCAGAACTGCAAAAAACAAGGTCAAAAGAGTTATGTGTATAAAGTTTGGTGTACAGAAACATTTACCTGTATAGAAACATTTACCTGTAAGAAAGCACACGCGTTTGGATAAGCTGCATCAGACAGTTCCGAGGATAAAACGATGGTTCTGCTTTATATCTTCCCAGAATTCCTATTACTACATCCCCAATAATAGTATGAAAGTCCGGGGTCCGCTTAACAGCCAAAAATTTACGTAGTTCTACTTCAATATGTTTTTCTGAATCTTTCTGAAAGGGCAGAAGTAAAGAGTTCAGTGTGGTACATTAATAAATGTCGCTCTGCACTTAAAAGTTCCTAGCTTAACATTGTCTTAAATCACTAACAGCATTCATGCATTCCTGTGAAACTGGAGTTGATACTACAATTTACTGGACAAagacaaaatacaaagaagaaaaaaaaaactcaaggatTTAGAAATCAAAATTTCTAAGAAGCTAAATTACAAACATTCAATGCAAAGGTGAATGAGATATGAGGccaccaccatcacactgatCTCACAAAATGCTTAGTGAGAGTCAAATAAGCCAAAGCATCACTCTGACAACCTCAATATACTATACAAATGTTAGCCATAGCTCTAAAAATGATCACAAGAGGAAGACAGAATAAAAAGTACATAGGATTTCTTTTAACCATGAGTTGATTTTTcgtatttctaatattttaaactttacctGTACGGCTGCTAAGAGTTGTGTGGATGGTGGGACCTCCGGCTGTACACTCACTTCAATTTTCCTTCTCCTTAACTGGAATTCAGTAAATTGATTAGGAtctcaaaacaacacaaaagatGCAATAGACATttagaagaatataaaatgtCCCAAAGAGACTGGCACACTTTTGCTCTaatcacaaacttttttttttttaatttatttatttttggctgctttaggtcttcgttgctgcatgtgggctttctctagttgtggcgagtgggggctactcttcattgcggtgcgcgggcttctcattgcagtggcttctcttgttgcggagcacgggctctaggaatgtgggcttcagtagttgtggcacgtgggctcagtagctgtggcttgcgggctctagagcacaggctcagtagttgtggcacaggggcttagctgctccggggcatgtgggaacagaccaggactcgaacccgtgtcccctgcattggcaggtggggaatcttaaccactgcgccaccagggaagtccattcaCAAGCTTTTTTAGGGTTTGGTTTTCTTATAGTGAAAAGTGGGTCTATTTCAACTTTTAACTTAAATATCTTtaaggttttcatttttcataaataaaatctCTATACTCTATTATTActaattgcaaactggtccattTTTACACCTGGGTCTTACACACATGCCCATAAAAACTACTAGACGACATGTATCACTTTCGGATAAGGGCTGTCAGGTTACTGGGTTCAAGCTTCAAATCACCCCATCATTAAGAGCAAGTTGTAAGAGTCGTAcaaatatgaattattaaaataattcagccttttctgttttttaacatctgtagTAACATTTCTATTTCAACTACCAAACTTACGATTCTCTTTGACTGCTCTGAGTTCTGAGATCCAAGTCCATATCCCTGTGATGTTTCCCAGTTTACAAAATGAGTCATGGCATGAATGTCTAAGAAAACACAGAACACacaatttctggaattttttgaCCTATTGGTATTTACCCAGCCAATCAATcaaacaaagaacaataaaacaacaACCACTCACGCACAATTCAAAAGCGGCTTTAAAGTCCATTTCATTCTACCAATAACCTCAGATCAGTAAATCATAATATCCTAAAAGGCTATGTGCCCAACAGATGAGGCCACTGGTAAACCAAGGAGGGAAAAAGCATTTCTGATTTTGTCTGCAGGACTTTCCCGTTGCCCCTAAAGTCAGAACACTGGCGTTCAAAATGCAGCGTAGCTCTTTAAGCTGCAGCAGTATCTGCAATGTGGACTGTTCCCAAGGTAGCTTCCTGACCAATAAAATCTGAATGAACACTGGCAAATTTCAACACTAAGAACAGGTTATGCAAACCAATAGCTGTGAAAATCTACATATCAAACTAGAAGTTTATAAATTGGTTTTtagtaataaaacatttaagttcCTACCTGGATCTTGACCATGCTTGAGTTTTCCAAGAGCACCTGCTAATGATGACACCTCACACTTGTATGGGATTACAGTTAGAAATTTTCCATGTAGCATAAACAAATTTTCCCCATGATACCAGAGCTACAAAAAAGTTATCAAAAATGTAAGCaatcctttttctcttctaatatctGATTCAACAAAGCCATATAACTTATAACAATAACTTGTGGTGGAAGTAATCTTAATATAACAGAAAAGGATAAGGTGAAGTTAAGCAACTTTCCAGAATAATCTCATATGTTCAATTTATTAATTGAGGTAGGTTTACAAAGCTCTTATTTTTGCCCATGTCTGAATAAAGCATAATTTAAAGATAATTTCTTTTGACTCATAAAAATTTGATcaacacatatatttaaaataaatgaattgtttaaaataaatattgtcagTATTACACATCTATTAACGTGATACTCACAAAGGCTACTGTAACACAGGCAAACTGTTTTGATGTACGAAATGAAAAAAGCAGAATTTAACAGTTTCTGTCTCATGATCTcaattataaaattgtaaaactGAGACAGGTATATGAACAAAAAGCTCAAAGGAACACGGAAATCAAAAGTGAAGTTTGTTAGAGCAGTGGAATTGTGAACGGCTAATCTTGTGAAAATTActtgtttaaatataaattagaattCTATGCTAAGAAACATAGTCTCCTTATCCTCTAAAGTACAATGATCAACAACATCCCAtatcttgatttatttatatcttatatTCACTAAACAACCAGTACTTACTGAGTACCTTTGTTAAGCACTGAAGATATGATGGAGAACAAAAAAGACAAGGTCCCTTGCCTCAGGAAGTTTACAGTCTGGTCACcttaaattttaattctttaagtaTTCTTATGTAATTCCATGATAACATTTAACATATAACCTAAAAGACTAATTTATTAGGCAAAGTAACAGCCCTTGGATATAGttcaaaatacaaaagtaaaaagataaaaccaAAGTGAGATTAAAAAGTTTTGTTAACTAGCTAACTGTTCTCTCCTGATCTATAATTAGCTTATAATTTAGTCTTTTGAAAGTGACAAACataaagaaactataaaaataaccaaattaaaTATAATCTCGCaggtagaaaatatttcttaatttattttaatcaaaactgataaaatatttagatCCGAAGAGGTCTCTTCCCTTACAGTCTATTCGtcagacacaaaaataagtacatttgaaaaaaaccccaaagtgcAAAAACTTACTTGACCGCTGGTCCCTTGTGGTAACTCTTTTGAAGTCTGTAGTGTTTGAAATTTTGTATTCCATATGGAGAGGCATTCTATAAAATAAGACATACAAATTCagaagttgggacttccctggaggtccagtggttaagac
This sequence is a window from Pseudorca crassidens isolate mPseCra1 chromosome 19, mPseCra1.hap1, whole genome shotgun sequence. Protein-coding genes within it:
- the NOL11 gene encoding nucleolar protein 11 isoform X2, encoding MAALEEGFTLTAVPLGSGPDGPLGVEQSDKTDQFLVTDSGRTVILYKVSDQKPLGSWSVKQGQIITCPAVCNFQTGEYIVVHDNKVLRIWNNEDVNLDKVFKATLSAEVYRIHSIQGTEPLVLFKEGAIRGLEALLAEPQQKIETVISDEEVIKWTKFFMVFRHPVLIFITEKHGNYFAYVQKFNSRILSKYTLLLGQEEKSVTQSFSTSVHRKFISLMSLSSDGCVYETLIPVHPSDPEKNQRVVPSLLLKSVVSGNARSGVALTILDQDHVAVLGPPLSASKECLSIWNTKFQTLQTSKELPQGTSGQLWYHGENLFMLHGKFLTVIPYKCEVSSLAGALGKLKHGQDPDIHAMTHFVNWETSQGYGLGSQNSEQSKRILRRRKIEVSVQPEVPPSTQLLAAVQKDSEKHIEVELRKFLAVKRTPDFHTIIGDVVIGILGRYKAEPSFYPRNCLMQLIQTRVLSYSLCPGLMESALEKTDVQILQICLQQFPDIPESVTCACLKIFLSIGDDSLQETDINMESVSDYTAAIQDGEIEQQTEILQNGFNPEEDNCENCAQELIEKPQAATEESTSCPVTGKRAALLNAILHSAYSETFLLPHLKDIPAQHITIMDWICLLLDANFTVVVMIPEAKRLLLSLYKFVKSQISICSELNKIEVSFRELQKLNQEKTNRELYSIEVLELF
- the NOL11 gene encoding nucleolar protein 11 isoform X1, giving the protein MAALEEGFTLTAVPLGSGPDGPLGVEQSDKTDQFLVTDSGRTVILYKVSDQKPLGSWSVKQGQIITCPAVCNFQTGEYIVVHDNKVLRIWNNEDVNLDKVFKATLSAEVYRIHSIQGTEPLVLFKEGAIRGLEALLAEPQQKIETVISDEEVIKWTKFFMVFRHPVLIFITEKHGNYFAYVQKFNSRILSKYTLLLGQEEKSVTQSFSTSVHRKFISLMSLSSDGCVYETLIPVHPSDPEKNQRVVPSLLLKSVVSGNARSGVALTILDQDHVAVLGPPLSASKECLSIWNTKFQTLQTSKELPQGTSGQLWYHGENLFMLHGKFLTVIPYKCEVSSLAGALGKLKHGQDPDIHAMTHFVNWETSQGYGLGSQNSEQSKRILRRRKIEVSVQPEVPPSTQLLAAVQKDSEKHIEVELRKFLAVKRTPDFHTIIGDVVIGILGRYKAEPSFYPRNCLMQLIQTRVLSYSLCPGLMESALEKTDVQILQICLQQFPDIPESVTCACLKIFLSIGDDSLQETDINMESVSDYTAAIQDGEIEQQTEILQNGFNPEEDNCENCAQELIEKPQAATEESTSCPVTGKRAALLNAILHSAYSETFLLPHLKDIPAQHITLFLQYLYFLYLKCSENATMTLPGIHPPTLNQIMDWICLLLDANFTVVVMIPEAKRLLLSLYKFVKSQISICSELNKIEVSFRELQKLNQEKTNRELYSIEVLELF